The Phragmites australis chromosome 13, lpPhrAust1.1, whole genome shotgun sequence DNA window AAATCTGTATGCCACTAAAAAagcttaaaaaatcaaaaaatatgatAGAGTGAAGGTGGAGCATATTATTATCTATCATCTTATAAATTTTGAGCTTATAATAGCAATTtatatagagagaaaaaaatcagtgaTTCATATAGAGATACCCTTCACAGATggaatttctcttttttatttttcttatacaAGTTGTTACTTGAGTTTAAATTTTATGAGATGATAGCATAttttatattatcatatttttgtcaGAATTTTTTACAACTTCTAGTATAAAgttttggttggttggttaCACAAACGCAAACTGATTTGTGTAACCGTTAAGTAGAATTTCTTCAAGTGGGGGTAAAGCAGGAGTGAAACCGAACACATGGTAGCCTGAGGTTTAGCCTagggtttgaattcaaatttttattgaaatttattgtataaataatatattttttagatgtaGCTCAAACTTGAATGGAGGGTTTGACCCATGACTTGTTCCACCCCTAGGCGGAGGAGCGGTACGTCGCCCAGCCATGTTGCCCTGACGCCATTTTCAAAGAGGGTGCTACCGCTTTGCTAGGGGTAACCTGATAGGTCTACCTCTACCTCTGCCGATCGGTGGTAGCCGAGGCGACACGACACAGTTAGCTCGCTGCCTTTTGCAGGGTGCCACCGAAAGTGGACATGTTGGTCAGCGTGTGCGAATGTGTGTCCTGCTTGTCTTGCTGGTTTGCACTTCAGCCCGTGGTGGAGCCGGGACCATCGGTGGGGCAGATGGAAGGGAGCGATTTCGCGATGAGGTGATATGGCCTAGGGGAGGGAAAACTTTGCAGCGCGCATCTATTCGACTGAATCAGCACCAATTTTGTAGATCAGGAGAAGACTGCATAACCTGTTCGGTTCCTAGTTGTATATCGCCACACTTTGAAATTGGCAAAATTACTGATTTAGTCATTTGTTCGTTTGGTCAGTTTACAAGCATGTTGCAAGATTCTTTTTCTGCCGCAGGTTCAGACACACGTAATTCACAAATGAGGCAAGATTTTTCTTAGCTGGCTAAAGTACATCGAAGAATGTGGTCACCTTATGGCAGAtgagttttgcaaaaaaaaaaggaaaataatgtGTTGTTGACAACATATTAGTATGCATCCAAACAATTCATGTATGTTTACACCGCTAAGATGATACATGCCCATCATTTTGccactttttttttgtctcttctTGTGTATGCCACCATCACATGTACCTATTTATTATCTTACTATTTGGCTAATAAAGAAAGCTTGCCACATCGCTTTCACGGTCTAGAAATTACCCAtcaatattattataaaaaaaatatcaatataCCCTTATATCTACTTCTCTATTACCCACATttactattattaaaaaataaactcaAATGCTGGCAAAAGGATAAAAATGGCAtgcctaaaaaaagaaaaaaagacaagggaaaggaaaaaaaacatacaGCACACCTGGAAAAAATGCACGTCTGAAAAAGAAAGCACacggcaaaaagaaaaggaaaaacaaaccgcTTAAACACAAAAAACTCATCAATGTTTTTATTCCGTGTTGCGGTGTGCTTTGGTCATAGCCATCAATCCTGAGTCCCAACATACTTTTGCAGTAGCCCATCAATCCCAAGTCCCAACATgtggaggcaaaaaaaaaagagtagatTCCCGGAGGCAACGGCTCAACTCCAAGTATTGATGATTTTTATGGCTTCATGGATGAGAACAAGCTCTCCTGCGGGTATGGATGGTAGTGAGGAACGCTCCCTTTACCAGCCGTGGACGAGGtctcaagcaaggaggagaaGGGAACCCGACCATAACGTGAGGCCTTCATGGACTAAAGCATATATAGGGATACAAGCGTCAAAGATAAGGAAGTCATCGATCTTAATACCATCACATATGAGAATAAGATCTTTTATGAGTATGGATGGCGATGAGGGAGGCACCCTTTACCCACCATGGATGAGGTTTCGAGCGGGGAAGAGGGAAGCTGAGCATGAGGCGAGGCCATCATGGATGACCATCATGATAGCGATGTGCGCGTCAAAGATGAGGATAAGCTCTCTGGTGATCCCAAGTGGTACGAGTAAGGTTGAGTGTGTTACCAACTGTATAAATCCTTTTGCAATTATTCCAGCATATCTGGCAGTGCCATCATAGTATTGTTTGGGTCTTGTGATACTATCGTGAAGGCGTGTTTGCATATCTTGGTGAGAAGTCGGTGCAAGTATTGAGGATTGCTCCGATACCACATGAAAATCTAAAGAAGATCGAGATCAATTGTTGAATCCGTACAACTGAACCACGACGACTCTGCTTGTATTTATAACTATTTAATTAACAACAAGCTATTGTCGGACGCAACAGTACTAGCTATAAATTAGGGATCAGTTAGCACTCTAACGCATGTCTCGCATGACCCGGTTGCGATCTTATAAACTAGGCATTTACAAGTGCGTGCTAACAACTAACAATCATGAATGAGTACACACACTACTGGGTAATAGGAGGATCAATCGGACGAGTCTTTTAGACTGGCTGAGTCATTCACACTGGGCTTTAGACTGAACCATGCTTCATTCTTCAACAGCCTCCCTCAATCTCAGCCAAGTGCAGTTAGGTTGAGATTGCTGCAAAGTCTTCTCAGATGGTGAGCTGCCAAAGGTTTAGTGAATATGTCAGCCACATGATCCTTGCTTGAGATGAACTGTATATCCAATGCCTTCCTTGCTACATGCTCACGAACAAAATGAAAATTGACCTCAATGTGCTTGGTATGAGCGTGGAAAACCGAATTAACAGACAAGTAAGTTGCTTCCAAATTATCACACTAGAGACACGGTGCTCTGCCTTGATATAATCCAAACTCTCCAAGAAGTGACTGCACCCATATAATCTTGGTAGTGGCATTTGCTAGAGCCTTATACTAGGACTTCGTGCTTGATCACGAAACTGTAGTTTGCTTCCGGGAGATCCATGAGATGAGATTGATGCCAAGATAAATAGCGAGACCACTTGTGGATCGCCTATCATCTGGACACCCCACCTAATTAGCATATGAGAAGGCGTTGGCTAACTCTGAATTCAACTTGTTGATGGAGAGCCCAATTGAGGAAGTAAACTGGATATACCAAAGAATGCGCTTCATAGCTCTCCAGTGGATATTTGTTGGAGCTGCTAGAAATTGGCAGACCTAGTTAATTGAAAATGTTATGTCTGGTCCGGTGAACGTGAGGTATTGGAGAGCCCCAACCACACTATCATACTTTGAGGCATCTTCAGAGGATAGTGGCTTCCCTTAGGTTTTTAGTAGCTTTTCTGAGATGGACATCGGTGAAGTAACAGGCTTGTTATGAGACATATTTGACTTCTTCAGGAGATATGTAATGTACTTAGTTTGAGTGAGTAAGATCCCTTGTGTTGTTTTCTAAACCTCAAGTCCAAGGAAATAATGTAATTCCCATAGGTCTTTGATAGCAACCTGAAGAACCTATGACTAttatgtcatccacatagatGAGTACAAACATGGTGACATCAGATGTGTGAAGGATAAATAGTGAAGTATCTACACGAGATGGCTTGAATCCCAATTCTTGCAATTTGAGCTGAGCCTTTCATACCAAGCACGAGGGGCCTGTTTAAGTCTGTATAGTGCTTTCTTCAGTTTGGATACATGAGTTTTGTGCTTTGGATCTTCAAATCTCGAAGGATGCTTCATATAGACCTCTTCTTTAAGAAAACCATAAAGAAAAGTATTTTGTACATCCAACTGTCTAAGGCTCATCCATGGGATACAATTAGTGATAGGATCAGTCGAATTATGGCAAGTTTAATGATTGGGTTGAATGTATCATCATAGCCAATTCCTTGCCTTTACTTGAATCCTTTAGCCACAAGCCAAGCTTTGTATCTGTCGATGGATCTGCCAACCTTTCTCTTGAGcttgaaaacccatttgcaatCAATCAGATTGATGCCTCGAGGAGGTTCCACTAGTTGCCATGTATCACTCTCAATCAATGCATGAATCTCATCATCCATGGCCTTCTTCCATGGAGCAGACTCAGGTGCCTCTTTGTGATCCACTGGTTCAGCAGTAATTATTCCAACATATCTGATAGTGTCATCATAGTATTATTTGGGTCTTGTGCTATTATCACGAATGTGTGTTTGCATATGGTGATGAGGGGTCGATGTAGGTACTGAAGCTGGAGCAGGTACTGAGGATTGCTTTGAGTTGATTGCAGATTGATGACCAGCCGAGGAAGAGGATGTAGGAACTGGGTCATCTATCGCAGTGATGTCCAGTGGATCAATAGACGGAGCACCATGATGTGTAGGACTAGCTACAGCATCAGGAGACTCCACTTCAGGTTCTGAAGAGGGTGGCATGTTGCAGTTGTCGGCACCCGCACGCCCAGCTGCAATATTATGCAGAACAGGTTCAGAAATAATATTGTTTTGTGCATGAACATCAGCTAATTGGTTAGTCCGAGACTCACAACCCCTAAAGTGATGTGAAGGAATAGGACTGAGTAGGATTTGGGATTCGGATATAACAATACCAGAATTTGGAGACATTTGCGTGAAAGGGAAAACGGTTTCATCAAAACAAACATCCTATGAAATGTAGACCCTTCCTGATTTGGGGCCCAGACACTTATATCCCTTGTGTATCCTACTATATCCTATGAAGATATATTGTGTGGATCGAAATTGGAGTTTGTAGTGATTATAAGGGTGCAAGTTAGGCCAACAAGCACAATCGAATGTTTTGATAAAAGAGTAAGATGCCTTAGAACCTAACAATTTTTTAGCAAGAGTTTTTGACTGAATGACTTTGCTAGGCAAATGATTGATGAGAAAACATGCGGTTTGAAAGGCCATGGAGCAGACTCAAGTGCCTCCTTGTGATCCATTGGTTCAACAGTAATTATTCTAGCATATCTGGCAATGCCATCATAGTATTGCTTGGGTCTTGTGATATTATTGCGAAGACGTGTTTGCATATGGTGGTGAGAAGTCGGTGCAGGTACCGAATCTGGAGCAGGTATTGAGGATtgatctgataccacttgaaaaTCTAAACCAGATCGAGATCAATTGCTGAATTCACACAACTGAACGGTGGCGGCTCTGCTTTATTTATAACCATTCAGCTGACAACAGGCTATTGTCAAATGCAACAATACCGATTATAACTCAGGAATCAGTTAGCACTCTAATGCACatctcgcacgactcaggttgtGGTCCTATAATCTAGGCATTTATAAGTATCTGCTAATAGCTAACAATCATGACTAAGTACACACATGACTGAGTGATAGGAGGATCCATCATACGGGTCTTTAAGACTTATTGAGTCATTCAAACTAAGCTTCAGACTGAACCATGCTTGATTCTTCAACATGGAGCGCGAGAGTTTAATAGAAAACATGCCAAGATTGTGGACGCCCAGCAAAATTCCCAATTTGGGAGATTTAGTTTGATAATACTAACATGCTCACAATGAAGAAGTACTAACATATCAACGTTCTTAGCGTACATAGGTACGATATTCAGTGATTAAAAAGCACATACAATCTTTTACTTTACACATAGCCGGTCTTATTGAAAAGAAATGAAAGGTTGTCCACACCATTTAAACATAGATCTCACGTACGATAACAACTAAGAGCAATTATTGCAACACCAAATAGCTTGAAACAAGACAACGCAACAAGAAGACCAGAGTAGAAATTGGAAGCCTCGGCATGTATGCCTACATATCGGCTCTGGCGCATGCCGATGGACTACCGTGTCATCCCTGGATACATTTGGGGCGAGGTAGTTGCAGCGCCTTTACCCATCCTCTCCATGTTCACGTGCCATCCTGCGAGATACAGCCGAGAAAGCTCGTCAACACACACTACAAGGAAAATGAACTTTTGCCACGAAACATATGACAACAATATATGAATTGTGGTAATACATAACAATATATGAATTGTGGCAATAAGTTGACTAAATTGCCATGAATTTCTAATGTTGCCATATTTCCAACTTTCGTTGATAGAGGTTGTTATGTATTGCAACGGAAAAATATATTGTTGCATTAAGTTGATTATTTTTTCCATAAATTGAAATTGTTGTGATAGTTTTGTTTTTCGTGGCAATATATCATTTTTATTGCGACACTTTATTTTGGCATGGTAATAACAACTTTTATATTGTAAGGATATATTACTGTGGCAATATATGAATTGGTTGCAACATAGATGTGTTATTGCCACGAGTCAAGAATCATTGCAATATAAATGTACTATTTCCATGATTTTTAACTGGTGCCATGTTTTCTATGCATGCCCACTTTTAAGAGAGAGGTCAAAATGATATTATCTACATTCTATACATAAATAATAGATTTGGCATGGTGGTAAAGCATTCCGTGCACAACTACAAGGTCTCAGGTTCGACTCTTGATCATAGCAATGAAACTAaccataaaattatcataattttCATTTATAATGATTTTATTACCATAAACTAATATTGTTGCAATAGTGACTTTATTGTCACGATAATAGGCATTGTAAATGGAGCCTATTGCCATGCTGATTTTGTGGTAACATAAGcaattgtcaaaaaaaaaaatgttgcaaaaACTTTAGAGCATGCTACTACTTGCAACAGTAGGCAACAATTTTGAAGTTGTTGCGTTCTGCACATATTGCAACGATTTTGACCATATTGCAATGTTTTTTCGTCATGGCGAAAGCTCAATTTCCTTATAGTGACACTGACACAACACCACAAACTGCTATATGAGATCCCAACCGGCCCCACAAGTGACCAACCCAACCACCGCTATAGGCCAACCGACGGGCAGCGTTCGTACATGTGTGATTGTGCGATGCGTTCATGTGAGGTTGGAGACTATGCAGATGCGTGCGCATGTATAGTATAGCTAGCTATGCATGTACCGATGGCCATGTCGAAGCTGCGAGCCTTGAGCTCGCGGTACTCCTGGCAGAGCGCGCAGGGCTCGTATATGTTATACTAGTAGCTGTTTAGAGTAGCTTTAATACATACACGTGGCTCCCTTGTCGACAATCCTGGTGGTCCTCCCGAAGGCGACGCACGGGCAGAAGAGCATCAAGCAGCATGCAGTAGCAGCAGCACGCATGTGCATGCATAAGGTCACGGCCATAGACGAAGCTTAGCTAGTGGCTAGCTCGCAAACCAATTCAAGCACTGTAAATTAGAGTACTCTGGTTGGACTTACAGTCGCCAGTGTCATCACAGTTGTCATAGAGGCTGGTGGACCACGCGCCGGCCACCGGGTTCCCCGGAGTCGGAGTTGCCGCCCATttactcctccttctcctcctcctccacctcctcgtcATTGTCGATGTCAGAGTCATcacccatctcctcatccttctcctcctcaccgtcgtcggtgtcggagtcaccgcccatctcctcctccgtcGCCAAGAGGTGTGCGATGGCCTCGTCACTGATGATGGCCTCCATTGTTCCCTCT harbors:
- the LOC133889499 gene encoding cell number regulator 2-like is translated as MAVTLCMHMRAAATACCLMLFCPCVAFGRTTRIVDKGATCIMAIGSIYNAYYRDNKVTIATILVYGWHVNMERMGKGAATTSPQMYPGMTR